In Cupriavidus taiwanensis, the following proteins share a genomic window:
- a CDS encoding DUF2214 family protein produces the protein MLTDAILAFLHFLAIFVLITLMAAEAVALRPDLTPATVRRLSLYDLFYFLSAMLALATGLLRLFYGAKGADFYLHNPWFHAKMGVFVLIALCSLPPTLAIARWRKQARRLPDYVPPPSEIKAARRWVMIESHLVILLPLCAVMMARGIGAR, from the coding sequence ATGCTGACCGATGCCATCCTGGCCTTCCTGCATTTCCTTGCGATCTTTGTCCTGATCACGCTGATGGCCGCCGAGGCCGTGGCGCTGCGCCCGGACCTGACCCCGGCCACCGTGCGGCGACTGTCGCTGTACGACCTGTTCTATTTCCTGTCGGCGATGCTGGCGCTGGCCACCGGCCTGCTGCGCCTGTTCTACGGCGCCAAGGGCGCGGACTTCTACCTGCACAACCCGTGGTTCCACGCCAAGATGGGCGTGTTCGTGCTGATCGCACTGTGCTCGCTGCCGCCGACCCTCGCCATCGCGCGCTGGCGCAAGCAGGCGCGCCGGCTGCCCGATTACGTGCCGCCGCCGTCCGAGATCAAGGCGGCGCGGCGCTGGGTCATGATCGAATCGCACCTGGTGATCCTGCTGCCGCTGTGCGCCGTGATGATGGCCCGCGGCATCGGGGCCCGCTGA
- a CDS encoding tripartite tricarboxylate transporter substrate binding protein — protein sequence MLKKLLAAALTAALVPAAAVAATNAYPTKPVRFVVPYPAGGPLDTVARAIGDKLRDSLGQPVIVENKPGAGGNLGADYVAKQPADGYTIVMGAVATHAINPTLFSKMPYDPVKDFAPITLVADVPNVLVMHPGKAAELHIDNVRDLVAYARKNPGKLDYASGGNGSAGHLSGELFKSMAKVSMVHIPYNGASPAQLSVLSGQTDLIFDNLASASANIKAGKLKAFAVTTAGRAASFPDLPTIAEAGKGLGLEGFDISTWFGVFAPANTPREIVEKLNHEIVAILKTDDMKARLARIGAQPAPTTPEQFAALIQKELKKYAQIVKVSGAKVD from the coding sequence ATGCTGAAGAAACTGCTTGCCGCCGCGCTGACCGCGGCCCTGGTGCCGGCCGCCGCCGTTGCCGCCACCAACGCCTATCCCACCAAGCCGGTCCGTTTCGTCGTGCCTTACCCGGCCGGCGGCCCGCTCGACACCGTGGCGCGCGCCATCGGCGACAAGCTGCGCGACAGCCTGGGCCAGCCCGTGATCGTGGAAAACAAGCCCGGCGCCGGCGGCAACCTTGGTGCGGACTACGTTGCGAAGCAGCCGGCCGACGGCTACACCATCGTCATGGGCGCGGTGGCCACGCATGCCATCAACCCGACGCTGTTCAGCAAGATGCCGTATGACCCGGTCAAGGATTTCGCGCCGATCACGCTGGTTGCCGACGTGCCCAACGTGCTGGTGATGCACCCGGGCAAGGCCGCCGAGCTGCATATCGACAACGTGCGCGATCTGGTCGCGTACGCGCGCAAGAACCCGGGCAAGCTGGACTACGCCTCGGGCGGCAACGGCAGCGCGGGCCACCTGTCGGGCGAGCTGTTCAAGAGCATGGCGAAAGTCAGCATGGTCCATATCCCCTACAACGGCGCGTCGCCCGCGCAGCTGTCGGTGCTGTCGGGCCAGACCGACCTGATCTTCGACAACCTGGCCTCGGCCTCGGCCAATATCAAGGCGGGCAAGCTCAAGGCCTTCGCCGTCACCACCGCCGGCCGCGCCGCGTCCTTCCCGGACCTGCCGACCATTGCCGAGGCCGGCAAGGGACTGGGCCTGGAAGGCTTCGACATTTCAACGTGGTTCGGCGTGTTCGCGCCGGCCAACACGCCGCGCGAGATCGTGGAAAAGCTCAACCACGAGATCGTGGCGATCCTGAAGACCGACGACATGAAGGCCCGCCTGGCCCGCATCGGCGCCCAGCCGGCGCCGACCACGCCTGAGCAGTTCGCGGCGCTGATCCAGAAGGAACTGAAGAAGTATGCGCAGATCGTGAAGGTGTCTGGGGCGAAGGTCGACTGA
- a CDS encoding CaiB/BaiF CoA transferase family protein: MGALSHLRVLDLTRVLAGPWCAQNLADFGADVIKIERPGAGDDTRTWGPPWLKDEDGRDTAEAAYYLAANRNKRSVTCDISTPEGQQIVRDLAAQSDVVLENYKVGQLKKYGLDYDSLKQVKPDLVYCSVTGFGQTGPYAARPGYDFIIQGMGGFMSLTGERDDLPGGGPQKAGVAISDLMTGQYATIAVLAALAHRDRTGEGQYIDMALLDVQVAMLANMNTNYLASGEAPRRWGNAHPNIVPYQTFQAADGWIIVAVGNDGQFRKFVTDGGKPELADDPRFATNPQRVANRDVLVPILAEMVRPRTRAQWIRDLEAAGVPCGPINTLDDVFEDDQVKARGLRVDLPHPSAGDVRLVGSPIKMSATPPQALRHPPLLGEHTDTVLAQTLGYSAAQIAALRAKGVL; the protein is encoded by the coding sequence ATGGGAGCCTTGAGCCATCTCCGCGTCCTCGACCTCACCCGCGTCCTTGCCGGGCCGTGGTGTGCCCAGAACCTTGCCGACTTCGGCGCCGATGTGATCAAGATCGAGCGCCCCGGCGCCGGCGACGACACCCGCACCTGGGGCCCGCCCTGGCTCAAGGACGAAGACGGCCGCGACACCGCCGAGGCCGCCTACTACCTGGCCGCCAACCGCAACAAGCGCTCGGTCACGTGCGACATCAGCACCCCGGAAGGCCAGCAGATCGTGCGCGACCTGGCCGCGCAGAGCGACGTGGTGCTGGAGAACTACAAGGTCGGCCAGCTCAAGAAATATGGCCTGGACTACGACTCGCTGAAGCAGGTCAAGCCCGACCTGGTCTATTGCTCGGTCACCGGCTTCGGCCAGACCGGCCCGTACGCCGCGCGCCCGGGCTACGACTTCATCATCCAGGGCATGGGCGGCTTCATGAGCCTGACCGGCGAGCGGGACGACCTGCCCGGCGGCGGCCCGCAGAAGGCCGGCGTGGCGATTTCCGACCTGATGACGGGCCAGTACGCCACCATCGCGGTGCTGGCGGCACTCGCCCACCGCGACCGCACCGGCGAGGGCCAGTACATCGACATGGCGCTGCTCGACGTGCAGGTGGCCATGCTAGCCAACATGAACACGAATTACCTCGCCAGCGGCGAGGCGCCGCGCCGCTGGGGTAACGCGCATCCGAACATCGTGCCCTACCAGACCTTCCAGGCCGCCGACGGCTGGATCATCGTCGCGGTCGGCAACGACGGGCAGTTCCGCAAGTTCGTCACCGACGGCGGCAAGCCCGAGCTGGCCGACGACCCGCGCTTTGCCACCAATCCGCAGCGCGTGGCCAACCGCGACGTGCTGGTGCCGATCCTGGCCGAGATGGTGCGCCCGCGCACGCGCGCCCAGTGGATCCGCGACCTGGAAGCCGCGGGCGTGCCGTGCGGCCCGATCAACACGCTCGACGACGTGTTCGAGGACGACCAGGTCAAGGCGCGCGGCCTGCGCGTGGACCTGCCCCACCCGAGCGCGGGCGATGTCAGGCTGGTCGGCAGCCCGATCAAGATGAGCGCGACGCCGCCGCAGGCGCTGCGCCACCCGCCGCTGCTGGGCGAGCACACCGACACGGTGCTGGCCCAGACGCTGGGCTACAGCGCCGCGCAGATCGCCGCGCTTCGTGCAAAAGGTGTGCTGTAA
- a CDS encoding slipin family protein yields the protein MAYGFSFGGVIFLLALLVITSFRVLREYERGVVFMLGRFWKVKGPGLVLLIPAVQQMVRVDLRTVVMDVPPQDVISRDNVSVKVNAVVYFRVVDPELAIIQVANFLEATSQLAQTTLRSVLGKHELDEMLAEREKLNFDIQQVLDAQTDGWGIKVSNVEIKHVDLNETMVRAIARQAEAERERRAKVIHAEGELQASEKLLEAAQMLARQPQAMQLRYMQTLTQIAGDKSSTIVFPLPIDLLTTLGGGKGAPEK from the coding sequence ATGGCCTACGGATTCAGCTTCGGCGGTGTCATCTTCCTGCTGGCACTGCTGGTGATCACCTCGTTCCGCGTGCTGCGCGAATACGAACGCGGCGTGGTGTTCATGCTCGGGCGTTTCTGGAAGGTCAAGGGCCCCGGGCTGGTGCTGCTGATCCCGGCGGTGCAACAGATGGTCCGGGTCGACCTGCGCACGGTGGTGATGGACGTACCGCCGCAGGACGTGATCTCGCGCGACAACGTCTCGGTCAAGGTCAATGCGGTGGTGTACTTCCGCGTGGTCGATCCCGAACTGGCCATCATCCAGGTGGCGAACTTCCTGGAAGCCACCAGCCAGCTGGCGCAGACCACGCTGCGCTCGGTGCTGGGCAAGCATGAGCTCGACGAGATGCTGGCCGAGCGCGAAAAACTCAACTTCGACATCCAGCAGGTGCTGGACGCGCAGACCGACGGATGGGGTATCAAGGTCTCGAACGTCGAGATCAAGCATGTCGACCTGAACGAGACCATGGTCCGCGCCATCGCCCGCCAGGCCGAAGCCGAACGCGAGCGGCGCGCCAAGGTGATCCATGCCGAAGGCGAACTGCAGGCCTCGGAGAAGCTGCTGGAAGCGGCGCAGATGCTGGCGCGGCAGCCGCAGGCGATGCAGCTGCGCTACATGCAGACGCTGACGCAGATCGCGGGGGACAAGAGCTCGACCATCGTGTTTCCGCTGCCGATCGATTTATTGACGACGCTGGGCGGCGGCAAGGGAGCACCGGAAAAGTAA
- a CDS encoding class II aldolase/adducin family protein has translation MSFALQPARAAGASHPVSAEEQRVRVDLAAAYRLAARERWDDLIYTHISATVPGEPDHFLINPFGFAFDEIRASDLVKINGRGEVVGETVHPVNVTGFALHAAVHAARADAMCVMHLHNTAGIAVSAQAAGLLPLSQHAMRFHGRIACHDYEGLAFTPAEGARLTASLGTHPAMLLRNHGTLTVGRTVAEAYVLMATLIKACEIQIAAQAGGALVQPDAAVADKTSAQLYDDGAVEGVLEWPALLRKLDRIDPSYRD, from the coding sequence ATGTCTTTTGCCTTGCAGCCCGCGCGTGCCGCGGGCGCTTCCCATCCCGTCTCAGCCGAAGAGCAGCGCGTGCGCGTCGACTTGGCCGCGGCCTATCGCCTGGCCGCGCGCGAGCGCTGGGATGACCTGATCTACACCCATATCTCGGCCACGGTGCCGGGCGAGCCGGATCACTTCCTGATCAACCCTTTCGGCTTTGCCTTCGACGAGATCCGCGCCAGCGACCTGGTCAAGATCAACGGCCGCGGCGAAGTCGTCGGCGAGACCGTGCATCCGGTCAACGTGACCGGCTTCGCGCTGCACGCCGCGGTGCATGCCGCGCGCGCCGACGCGATGTGCGTGATGCACCTGCATAACACCGCCGGCATCGCGGTGTCGGCGCAGGCGGCGGGGCTGCTGCCGCTGTCGCAGCACGCCATGCGCTTCCATGGCCGCATCGCCTGCCACGACTACGAGGGGCTGGCCTTCACCCCGGCCGAGGGCGCGCGGCTGACCGCATCGCTGGGCACGCATCCGGCCATGCTGTTGCGCAACCACGGCACGCTGACGGTGGGCCGCACCGTGGCCGAAGCCTATGTGCTGATGGCGACGCTGATCAAGGCCTGCGAAATCCAGATCGCGGCGCAGGCGGGCGGCGCGCTGGTGCAGCCCGACGCCGCCGTGGCGGACAAGACCTCGGCGCAGCTCTATGACGATGGCGCGGTCGAGGGCGTGCTGGAATGGCCCGCGCTGCTGCGCAAACTGGATAGAATCGATCCTTCCTACCGGGACTGA
- a CDS encoding NfeD family protein, which produces MNPASALLRAFRLLSSLALACCALAFGGSGAAAPPAGTATATATAPVYVIPLKGAVSPASASFILRGMARAREAGAQLVVLEMDTPGGLDASMRDIIQAILASPVPVASYVSPGGARAASAGTYILYASHIAAMAPGTNLGAATPVQVGIGGPQKPDALPGASPASAPASAPASGDTMARKQMHDASAYIRGLAQLRGRNAEWAERAVRESVSLSADEALAQRVIDVVAADLPALLRQLDGRKLTTAGGKASTLHTRNAPSVTLEPDWRNRFLAVITEPSVALLLMMIGIYALIFEFSTPGMVVPGIVGAICLLLALFALHMLPVNYAGLALVALGIGCMVAELFLPTFGALGVGGIIAFAFGAVMLIDTDVPGFGVPLPMVAAMSALSAVFVFGMSAMLVRSRKRPVVSGADTLVGSRGELLDDLREEGWASVRGETWRVRSATPLARGTPVLVTGRSGLVLDVIAAGSAPDSSSQPTPDKGA; this is translated from the coding sequence ATGAACCCTGCTTCCGCGTTGCTGCGGGCCTTCCGGCTGCTGTCCAGCCTGGCGCTGGCATGCTGCGCGCTTGCCTTCGGCGGCAGCGGCGCCGCGGCGCCGCCGGCGGGCACGGCCACCGCCACCGCCACCGCGCCGGTGTACGTGATCCCGCTGAAAGGCGCGGTCAGCCCGGCCAGCGCCAGCTTTATCCTGCGCGGCATGGCGCGCGCCCGCGAAGCCGGCGCGCAACTGGTGGTGCTGGAAATGGACACGCCCGGCGGGCTGGATGCGTCGATGCGCGACATCATCCAGGCGATCCTGGCCTCGCCGGTGCCGGTGGCCAGCTATGTTTCTCCCGGCGGCGCGCGCGCGGCCAGCGCCGGCACCTACATCCTCTATGCCAGCCATATCGCAGCCATGGCGCCGGGCACCAACCTGGGCGCGGCGACGCCGGTGCAGGTCGGCATCGGCGGCCCGCAGAAGCCCGACGCCCTGCCCGGCGCCAGCCCGGCCTCGGCCCCGGCCAGCGCGCCTGCCAGTGGCGACACCATGGCGCGCAAGCAGATGCACGACGCCTCGGCCTATATCCGCGGCCTGGCGCAGCTGCGCGGTCGCAACGCCGAATGGGCCGAGCGCGCGGTGCGCGAATCGGTCAGCCTGTCGGCCGACGAAGCCCTGGCGCAGCGCGTGATCGATGTGGTCGCGGCCGACCTGCCCGCGCTGCTGCGCCAGCTCGACGGGCGCAAGCTGACCACCGCCGGCGGCAAGGCCAGCACGCTGCACACGCGCAACGCCCCTTCGGTGACGCTGGAGCCGGACTGGCGCAACCGCTTCCTGGCCGTGATCACCGAGCCCAGCGTCGCGCTGCTGCTGATGATGATCGGCATCTACGCGCTGATCTTCGAGTTCTCCACGCCGGGCATGGTAGTGCCCGGCATCGTCGGCGCGATCTGCCTGCTGCTGGCGCTGTTCGCGCTGCACATGCTGCCGGTCAACTACGCCGGGCTGGCGCTGGTGGCGCTGGGCATCGGCTGCATGGTGGCGGAGCTGTTCCTGCCCACCTTCGGCGCGCTGGGCGTCGGCGGCATCATCGCCTTCGCCTTCGGCGCGGTGATGCTGATCGACACCGACGTGCCCGGCTTTGGCGTGCCGCTGCCGATGGTGGCGGCGATGTCGGCACTGTCGGCGGTGTTCGTGTTCGGCATGTCGGCGATGCTGGTGCGCTCGCGCAAGCGGCCGGTGGTCAGCGGTGCCGACACCCTGGTCGGCAGCCGCGGCGAGCTGCTCGATGACCTGCGCGAGGAAGGCTGGGCCAGCGTGCGGGGCGAGACCTGGCGCGTGCGCAGCGCCACGCCGCTGGCGCGCGGCACGCCGGTGCTGGTCACGGGACGCAGCGGCCTGGTGCTCGATGTGATCGCCGCCGGCAGCGCGCCGGACTCCTCTTCCCAACCGACGCCAGACAAGGGAGCCTGA
- the alaS gene encoding alanine--tRNA ligase: MKVSDIRSKFLQFFESKGHTVVRSSSLVPANDPTLLFTNSGMVQFKDVFLGTDKRPYSRATSAQRSVRAGGKHNDLENVGYTARHHTFFEMLGNFSFGDYFKREAIQYAWELLTKTYQLPAEKLWVTVYAEDDEAYDIWAREVGVPAERIVRIGDNKGARYASDNFWQMADTGPCGPCSEIFYDHGPDVWGGPPGSPEEDGDRYIEVWNLVFMQFNRDEQGNMTPLPKPCVDTGMGLERIAAVLQHVHSNYEIDLFQALIKAAARETHIDNPNQNSLKVIADHIRACAFLIVDGVIPGNEGRGYVLRRIIRRAIRHGYKLGQKTPFFHKLVPDLVEQMGQAYPELAEAQSRVTEVLKAEEERFFETIENGMAILDAALAELKLKGGKTLDGELAFKLHDTFGFPLDLTQDVCREQEIGVDEAAFDAAMNRQREQARAAGKFKMAAGLEYTGDKTVFHGYEKLELPQARVTALYVDGAAVQSMQPGQTGVVVLDNTPFYAESGGQAGDQGVLQAGNAVFAVADTTKIQADVFGHQGTLQGGALKVGDVVSAQVDALRRARTVRNHSATHLMHKALREVLGSHVQQKGSLVDADKTRFDFSHNAALTDAQIRQVEEIVNAEILRNEDTHAEIMPFDDAVKSGAMALFGEKYADDVRVLSIGTSKELCGGTHVHRTGDIGLFKIVMEGGVAAGIRRVEAITGDNALHYLQGLDARLNEAAAVLKAQPSELVPRIGQVQEQVRALEKELERLKSKLAASQGDELAAQAVDVKGLKVLAAQLDGADVKTLRETMDKLKDKLQSAAIVLGAVADGKVSLIAGVTADATGKVKAGELVNFVAQQVGGKGGGRPDMAQAGGTEPAKLPQALAGVSEWVASKV; the protein is encoded by the coding sequence ATGAAAGTCTCAGACATTCGCAGCAAGTTCCTGCAGTTCTTCGAATCGAAGGGCCATACCGTGGTCCGCTCGTCCAGCCTGGTGCCGGCGAACGACCCGACGCTGCTGTTCACCAACTCCGGCATGGTGCAGTTCAAGGACGTGTTCCTGGGCACCGACAAGCGCCCGTACAGCCGCGCCACCTCGGCGCAGCGCTCGGTGCGCGCCGGCGGCAAGCACAACGACCTCGAGAACGTGGGCTACACCGCCCGCCACCACACCTTCTTCGAGATGCTGGGCAACTTCTCGTTTGGCGACTACTTCAAGCGCGAAGCGATCCAGTACGCATGGGAACTGCTGACCAAGACCTACCAGCTGCCGGCCGAGAAGCTGTGGGTCACGGTCTACGCCGAAGACGACGAGGCCTACGACATCTGGGCCAGGGAAGTCGGCGTGCCGGCCGAGCGCATCGTGCGCATCGGCGACAACAAGGGCGCGCGCTATGCCTCGGACAACTTCTGGCAGATGGCCGACACCGGTCCGTGCGGCCCGTGCTCGGAAATCTTCTATGACCACGGCCCCGACGTGTGGGGCGGTCCGCCGGGATCGCCCGAGGAAGACGGCGACCGCTATATCGAGGTCTGGAACCTGGTGTTCATGCAGTTCAACCGCGACGAGCAGGGCAACATGACGCCGCTGCCCAAGCCGTGCGTCGACACCGGCATGGGCCTGGAGCGCATTGCCGCGGTGCTGCAGCACGTGCACAGCAACTACGAGATCGACCTGTTCCAGGCGCTGATCAAGGCCGCCGCGCGCGAGACCCATATCGACAACCCGAACCAGAACTCGCTGAAGGTCATCGCCGACCATATCCGCGCGTGCGCGTTCCTGATCGTCGACGGCGTGATCCCGGGCAACGAAGGCCGCGGCTACGTGCTGCGCCGGATCATCCGCCGCGCCATCCGCCACGGCTACAAGCTGGGCCAGAAAACCCCGTTCTTCCACAAGCTGGTGCCGGACCTGGTCGAGCAGATGGGCCAGGCCTATCCCGAACTGGCTGAAGCCCAGTCGCGCGTGACCGAAGTGCTGAAGGCCGAGGAAGAGCGCTTCTTCGAGACCATCGAGAACGGCATGGCCATCCTCGACGCCGCGCTGGCCGAGCTCAAGCTCAAGGGCGGCAAGACGCTGGACGGCGAACTCGCCTTCAAGCTGCACGACACCTTCGGCTTCCCGCTGGACCTGACCCAGGACGTGTGCCGCGAGCAGGAAATCGGCGTGGACGAGGCCGCCTTCGACGCCGCCATGAACCGCCAGCGCGAGCAGGCGCGCGCCGCCGGCAAGTTCAAGATGGCCGCCGGCCTGGAGTACACCGGCGACAAGACCGTGTTCCACGGCTACGAGAAGCTGGAACTGCCGCAGGCCCGGGTCACCGCGCTGTACGTGGATGGCGCCGCGGTGCAATCCATGCAGCCGGGCCAGACCGGCGTGGTGGTGCTCGACAACACCCCGTTCTACGCCGAGTCCGGCGGCCAGGCCGGCGACCAGGGCGTGCTGCAGGCCGGCAATGCCGTGTTCGCGGTGGCCGACACCACCAAGATCCAGGCCGACGTGTTCGGCCACCAGGGCACGCTGCAGGGCGGCGCGCTCAAGGTCGGCGATGTCGTGTCGGCGCAGGTCGACGCGCTGCGCCGCGCGCGCACCGTGCGCAACCACTCGGCCACCCACCTGATGCACAAGGCCCTGCGCGAAGTGCTGGGCAGCCACGTGCAGCAGAAGGGTTCGCTGGTGGACGCGGACAAGACCCGCTTCGATTTCTCGCACAACGCCGCGCTGACCGACGCGCAGATCCGGCAGGTCGAAGAGATCGTCAACGCCGAGATCCTGCGCAACGAAGACACGCACGCCGAGATCATGCCGTTCGATGACGCGGTCAAGAGCGGCGCGATGGCACTGTTCGGCGAGAAGTACGCCGACGACGTGCGCGTGCTGTCGATCGGCACCTCGAAGGAACTGTGCGGCGGCACCCACGTGCACCGCACCGGCGATATCGGCCTGTTCAAGATCGTGATGGAAGGCGGCGTCGCCGCCGGCATCCGCCGCGTCGAAGCCATCACCGGCGACAACGCGCTGCACTACCTGCAGGGCCTGGACGCCAGGCTGAACGAAGCCGCCGCCGTGCTGAAGGCGCAGCCGTCCGAGCTGGTGCCGCGCATCGGCCAGGTGCAGGAGCAGGTGCGCGCGCTGGAAAAGGAGCTGGAGCGCCTGAAGAGCAAGCTGGCCGCGTCGCAGGGCGACGAGCTGGCGGCGCAGGCGGTTGACGTGAAGGGCCTGAAGGTGCTGGCCGCGCAGTTGGACGGCGCCGACGTGAAGACCCTGCGCGAGACCATGGACAAGCTCAAGGACAAGCTGCAGAGCGCCGCCATCGTGCTGGGCGCGGTGGCCGACGGCAAGGTCAGCCTGATCGCCGGCGTCACCGCCGATGCCACCGGCAAGGTCAAGGCCGGCGAGCTGGTCAATTTTGTCGCCCAGCAGGTGGGCGGCAAGGGCGGCGGCCGTCCCGACATGGCCCAGGCCGGCGGCACCGAGCCGGCCAAGCTGCCGCAGGCGCTGGCGGGTGTCAGCGAGTGGGTGGCCAGCAAGGTTTGA
- a CDS encoding 4-oxalocrotonate tautomerase, producing the protein MPTFHVEMFEGRTIEQKRKFVEEVTRVSCETLGCSPSAVDIIITDIKRENWATGGELWADKK; encoded by the coding sequence ATGCCGACTTTCCACGTCGAAATGTTTGAAGGCCGCACCATCGAGCAGAAGCGCAAGTTTGTCGAGGAAGTGACCCGCGTCAGCTGCGAAACGCTGGGCTGCTCGCCGTCGGCGGTCGACATCATCATTACCGATATCAAGCGCGAGAACTGGGCCACCGGCGGCGAGCTGTGGGCCGACAAGAAGTAA
- a CDS encoding LysR substrate-binding domain-containing protein, protein MDLAALEIFRAVVEAGGITRAAERLHRVQSNVTTRIRQLEQSLGVELFVRDGRRMVLTPSGQTLFDYACRILTLTEEARHAVLPARPHGRLRIASMESTAASRLPGVLAAYHQAWPEVQLELVTLATRQAFDALARFEVDCAFVAEPLADPALRAVPVFEEELVVITREHHRPVHSAADLEVPTLLAFEPGCNYRARLETWYGTGPAPTPRVLQLSSYHAIVACVAAGIGAAIVPRSVLGLYRDLPAIRQHSLGAAGRVRTLLAWQPSMASAALHALVEALPELTPAPPGSAGPELAAA, encoded by the coding sequence ATGGACCTTGCCGCGCTCGAAATTTTCCGTGCCGTCGTCGAAGCCGGCGGCATCACCCGCGCGGCCGAGCGGCTGCACCGGGTGCAATCCAATGTCACCACCCGCATCCGCCAGCTGGAGCAGTCGCTGGGCGTCGAGCTGTTCGTGCGCGACGGGCGGCGCATGGTGCTGACCCCGTCCGGCCAGACCCTGTTCGACTACGCCTGCCGCATCCTGACCCTGACCGAAGAGGCGCGCCACGCGGTGTTGCCGGCGCGGCCGCATGGCCGGCTGCGCATTGCCTCGATGGAGAGCACCGCCGCGAGCCGCCTGCCCGGGGTGCTGGCCGCGTATCACCAGGCCTGGCCCGAGGTGCAGCTGGAACTGGTGACGCTGGCAACGCGGCAGGCGTTCGACGCGCTGGCGCGCTTCGAGGTGGACTGCGCCTTCGTCGCCGAGCCGCTGGCGGATCCGGCGCTGCGCGCGGTGCCGGTGTTCGAGGAAGAGCTGGTGGTGATCACGCGCGAGCACCACCGCCCGGTGCACAGCGCGGCCGACCTGGAGGTGCCGACGCTGCTGGCGTTCGAGCCGGGCTGCAACTACCGCGCGCGGCTCGAGACCTGGTACGGGACCGGCCCGGCGCCGACGCCGCGCGTGCTGCAGCTCAGCTCCTACCATGCCATCGTCGCCTGCGTCGCGGCGGGCATCGGTGCGGCGATCGTGCCGCGCTCCGTGCTGGGCCTGTACCGCGACCTGCCCGCCATCCGGCAGCACAGCCTGGGCGCGGCGGGCCGGGTGCGCACGCTGCTGGCGTGGCAGCCGTCGATGGCCAGCGCCGCGCTGCATGCCCTGGTCGAGGCCCTGCCCGAACTCACGCCCGCACCGCCCGGATCGGCGGGTCCCGAACTGGCGGCGGCCTGA
- a CDS encoding YbfB/YjiJ family MFS transporter: MPTPHSLETKPPAACVAAASRPGHAAGPFAVALAGLVSLAVVMGIGRFAFTPLLPMMLHDGTVTLEQGGWLATVNYIGYFAGAAVCMFIQPDAVRMVRWGLVATVLLTLGMALPGGMPAWSLWRAAAGVVSAVVMVYTAGWCLQRLAELGRAELAGLIFCGPGLGIVVTGLGASGMVAAGWHADHGWLAFAALAAVLAAAVWRVFAAPSAVAAAAPSPGTGDAGPGAARLDAQTWVLTLAYGLAGFGYIITATFLPVIARQALPGTVWADLFWPVFGAGVAVGAFLATRVGMAHDNRKLLALLYGMQALGVAIAVVLPSVAGFALSSLLAGLPFTALVAFAMREARRLWGPQAPRLMGLMTASYGLGQIAGPPLATALVARSGGFAGSLACAAAALALGALVFAWMRRAWPLPAAGESASTGPSPGAKVR; the protein is encoded by the coding sequence ATGCCGACCCCGCACAGCCTGGAGACCAAGCCCCCTGCCGCGTGCGTAGCGGCCGCGTCCCGGCCGGGCCATGCAGCCGGCCCGTTCGCGGTGGCGCTGGCGGGCCTGGTGTCGCTGGCGGTGGTGATGGGCATCGGCCGCTTCGCCTTCACGCCGCTGCTGCCGATGATGTTGCATGACGGCACCGTCACGCTGGAACAGGGCGGGTGGCTGGCCACGGTGAACTACATCGGCTATTTCGCCGGCGCCGCGGTCTGCATGTTTATCCAGCCCGATGCGGTGCGCATGGTGCGCTGGGGCCTGGTGGCCACCGTGCTGCTGACGCTGGGCATGGCCCTGCCGGGCGGCATGCCGGCGTGGTCGCTGTGGCGCGCCGCCGCGGGCGTGGTCAGCGCCGTGGTGATGGTCTACACCGCCGGCTGGTGCCTGCAGCGCCTGGCCGAGCTGGGCCGGGCCGAGCTGGCCGGGCTGATCTTCTGCGGCCCGGGCCTGGGCATCGTGGTCACCGGACTGGGCGCATCCGGCATGGTCGCAGCGGGCTGGCATGCCGACCACGGCTGGCTGGCATTCGCCGCGCTGGCGGCGGTGCTGGCGGCGGCGGTCTGGCGGGTCTTCGCCGCGCCGTCCGCCGTGGCGGCAGCGGCACCGTCGCCGGGTACCGGGGATGCCGGGCCTGGCGCCGCGCGGCTCGATGCCCAGACCTGGGTACTGACCCTGGCCTACGGCCTGGCCGGCTTCGGCTACATCATCACCGCGACCTTCCTGCCGGTGATCGCGCGCCAGGCGCTGCCCGGCACGGTGTGGGCCGACCTGTTCTGGCCGGTCTTCGGCGCAGGCGTGGCGGTGGGCGCGTTCCTGGCGACGCGGGTCGGCATGGCGCACGACAACCGCAAGCTGCTGGCGCTGCTGTACGGTATGCAGGCGCTGGGCGTGGCGATTGCGGTGGTGTTGCCGAGCGTCGCCGGCTTTGCCCTCAGCAGCCTGCTGGCGGGCCTGCCGTTCACCGCGCTGGTGGCGTTCGCGATGCGCGAGGCGCGGCGGCTGTGGGGCCCGCAGGCACCGCGGCTGATGGGACTGATGACCGCGTCCTACGGCCTCGGCCAGATCGCCGGCCCGCCGCTGGCGACCGCGCTGGTGGCGCGCAGCGGCGGCTTCGCCGGTTCGCTCGCGTGTGCCGCGGCGGCACTGGCGCTGGGCGCGCTGGTGTTCGCGTGGATGCGGCGCGCGTGGCCGCTGCCGGCAGCCGGGGAGTCGGCAAGCACCGGCCCGAGCCCGGGCGCCAAGGTGCGCTAA